The Devosia sp. genome segment GTCGAGGACGCTGGTCTTGAGCATTTCGATCAGGGGGAAGGTGACGGTTTCTGCGCCAAAGCCGATCTCGACGGAAATGATCTCGAGGCCAACGCCATAGCGGTCGCCCCTGGGATTATCCCAATGCGCCAGCGCATTGAACCGGTTGTCGATCATCCGCAGGGCGTTGCGCAGATTTTCCTGACGGTGCTCGCCCCGGGCCAGATTGGCGAAGTTGGTGGTGAGCCGCGTATTTTCGGCCGGGCGATAGTTCTCGTCGAACAGGACGCTCTTGATGGCAAAATTGAGTTGGCTGGTCATGCTCTGGTGCCCCAAGCGGCTTGAATTTCAGTCTGGGACGCAATGGCCCCAATGAGTTGGGACGGGTCGGCGGACGCATAGCAGAGCAAGCCGGAAAACGGCTTCTGCTGCGACACACCGGGACACCCCGCCCGTGGACGTTATCGTGCCTCAGGCAGGTCTCCTGACTCACGGGTCACCGCCTCGATCCGTCTTCCCGGGGGCCTCCCAGTGACATTGTGGACGTCGGCTCGCCGCTTACAGTTGCGGGGGCAGCGTCGGCTTTTCCGGCAGTTCCGGAGCACCGACTTCCCTCTTAGCCCCGGCACGCTGCATGCACCGACCGGGGAACCTTGGCAGGTGGACATTCCCGCAAAAGGTGGATCGTGTCAACTGGAATATAAAGATATCTTTATATCATGATATAATGGCCAAAATGAGCGAAGGCATGGCCCTCCAAGGAGCCGATCCCTTGATCGCCATGTTTGCTACTGCTGACGTCGGATTTGATCTCGGCATTCGCCGGGCGCACGACCCACAAATGGAAACACGCGCTTGGCCGGTCGAACGGAGCCTTGAGCCATCCCCCGGATGGATGCCCGGAGGAACACCGCTAGCGCTTTGGCCGGATGACCGAACTAGGTATTGGCCCAGCCTGCATCCACGAGAAACTGCTGCCCGGAGATCATTTTGCTGTCCTCGGCGGCGAGGAACAAAGCCATGCGGGCAATGTCGTCCGGATAGACCCGGCCGGTCAGCGGCTGGCTCTGGTCGATGAGGCGTTCCGCAGCCTGATCAATCCATTCGGCCAACTGTCGCTCGGTCATCACCCAGCCGGGAACCAGCGTATTCACGCGGATGCCGTGGCCGCCCAGTTCGCGCGCCATGGAACGGGTGAGGCCATGCATCGCCGCCTTCGCCGTCTCATATACGGGCAGGCGCGGCACCATGATCATCCAGCTGATCGAGCCCATATTGATGATGGAACCGCGCCCGGCTCCTATCATGCCGGGTGCGACCGCCTGCGTGGCGAAGAAACCGTGCTTGAGATTGGTGGCCATGTGCTGGTCCCAATCCTCAGGCGTCACTGCATTCCAGTCGTGCCGGTCGTCGTGGGCCGCGTTATTGACGAGGACCAGGGCGTCGCCATGTTCTTCCGCGAACGCAGCAATGGCGTCCTGATAGGCGGCGATGTCGCGAATATCGCAGGGCCTGAATGCAACGGTCTGGCCTGTTGCGGTCAGTTCTGCGGCAAGGTTTTCTCCGGCTTCGGCCTGAATATCGACAAAGCCAACCCTGGCGCCCTGAGCTGCAAAATTGCGCACCAGCGCCGCGCCAATCCCCGAGGCGCCCCCGGAGATGATGACCGGGGTGTCGCGCAGGCTGGGATAGGAAGCGTAAGAACTCATGGCCGTCTAGACGAACAGGCTTGCATGCTTGGTTTCAAGGGTAGGCAGCTGATCGAGTATGCTGCCCAGATGCGTGGCCATGGCCGCCTTGGCACCCTCGACGTCGCGCGCGTCGATCGCGGCCATGATGGCGCGATGTTCCCTGACCCGGCGGGCCATGTCCGCCTCGTTCTGCAGTGTGAGATTGCACACACGGTCCATGTGCGACTTCATGTCGGCAATGGCGATCCATGCAATCCCCACCCCGGCGCCCTTGGCGATGGCAATGTGGTAGGCCTCGTCATGCTCGCGAAACCCGGCGTGGTCGAGCTTGGCTGCATCCTCTTCCTGCTGCGCCATCAGTGTTTCGATGCGCTTGCGCTCCCAGGGGTCAAAATTCTGCGCCGCCCGCTCGACGACTGAAATCTCCACCGATTGCCGGACGAACAGAGCCTCTGTCATTTCCCGGGCCGAAATCCGGGCGACGACCGTGCCTCTATGCGGACGAATCTCGATCAGCCGCGAATTGGCCAGGCGAATCATGGCTTCGCGCACGGGCTGGCGGGAGACGCCGAGCCGCGTCGCTATATCCTGCTCGGACAGCCGCATGCCGGGCAGCATGTCGAGTTCGACTATGGCGCGCCGGAGATCTTTTTCGATCGATGCAGCGGCGCTCTCAGCCGTCTCAGCCACCGGAAAATCGAGGGTCATATGACAACACACTCCGCCCATTGACATCCAAAAGCAGGATGCCATACGGTACCATACAATTCCATACAGGTCGTAAATGCAACGGCCGGATCGATCAGGAGGGGCGGGCTTGGGCCCACCGATGCAATGACTTCACAGGCGCGCATTCAGGACAGTTTCGTTGTGCCGAACCTTAGTGATCCGCGGCTGGGCAATCAACGCACCTATCGCATGCTGATCGACGGAAAATCCCGCGATGCACTGTCCGGGGAAACCATCGAACGGCGCAGTCCGGGCCACCGAACCAGTGTCATAGCCAATTGGCCGGCGGGATCGACCGCCGATGCTGAACTTGCCATAGCCGCGGCTCGCAGGGCCTTCGACGGCGGCCCATGGCCGAAAATGAGCGGCGCGGAGCGCTCGGCCATCATGCATGCGGTGGCCGCCGGCATTCTCGCCAATCTGGATGAACTCGCCCTGGCTGAGTGCCTTGAAACTGGCAAGCCCCTGGCTCAGGCCCGTGGTGAGATCGACTATTGCGCCGACATGTGGCGCTACGCTGCCGGTCAGGCTCGGGGTCTGGAAGGGGACACCCACAATGCGATCGGGGATAACCGCCTCGGCCTCGTATTGCGCGAGCCCGCGGGTGTCGTGGGCATCATAACCCCTTGGAACTTCCCCTTCATCATCGTCTCCGAACGCGTTCCATGGGCACTGGGAGCGGGTTGCACCGTTGTCGTCAAACCCAGTGAGTTCACCTCCGGGACCACAGTGCGCCTTGCCGAAATCGCTCTTGAGGCCGGCGTTCCACCGGGTGTTTTCAACGTCATCACCGGCACCGGCCCGTCAGTGGGTCAGATCCTTGCCGAAGATCCGCGCGTCGATGTTCTGGCCTTTACCGGCTCGGTGCGCGTGGGCCGGCAACTGGCCGGCATCGCCGCGTCCAACATCAAGCGCGTCGGCCTGGAACTCGGCGGCAAGGGACCGCAGGTTGTCTTTGCCGATGCCGATATCGAGGCGGCGGCCGATGGCATCGCCTATGGCGTCTATCACAATGCGGGTCAGTGCTGCATTTCCGGCAGCCGGCTCATTGTCCACAATGCGGTGCGGTCCGCACTACTGGACCGGTTGCTCGAAATTTCCCGGCAGCTGCCCTATGGCGATCCCCTGGGGGCGACGACGCGCTACGGCGCCATGGTTTCGGACCAGCACCTCGACAAGGTGAGTGCCTATGTCGAAAAGGGCGTGGCCGAGGGTGCTGAGCTGCTGTTGGGCGGCACGCGTATGGCTGCGGAGGCCGGCAATTTCTTTGCGCCGACCGTCTTCGACAAGGTTCAGCCAGGCATGGCCATTGCCCAGGAAGAGATATTCGGGCCGGTTCTTGCCACGATTGGTTTCGACACGCCTGAGGAGGCGGTGGCGCTGGCCAATGGTACGCCCTTTGGGCTTTCCGCCAGCGTCTGGTCGCGCGATCTCGAAACGGCCATCCAGACGACCCGCCGCATTCGCGCCGGGCGCTGCTGGATCAACTCGGTCATCGACGGCACGCCGGAAATGCCCATCGGCGGCTACAAGAAAAGTGGCGTGGGCCGCGAACTCGGCCGCTACGGCTTCGATGAATACAGCCAGTTCAAGGGTCTGCACATGACCCTTGGGCGGCCGCAGCCATGGTTCGAGACCCCATAGCGGAGACTGAGCCATCGGAGGGATTGGGTGCTGCGCTCTCTGGTCAGACGCATCACTCGAAGCGGGGTCAGAGGAGACCCGCATCTGAATCCAAGGGAGGATCATGCGATGCAATTGACCAAATCAAAGACGGCCCTTTTGGCTGGCTGCGCTCTGTTTCTGAGTGTCGGTGCGGCGATAGCTCAGGATCAGGAGCCGGTGTCGGCCACCATGATCATCTATCTCGACCCGTCCGTGCAGTTCTTCAATCCGGTGGTGAAGGGGGCCCAGGATGCTGCCGCGGCCTTCAATGTCGATCTCGACGTGCAATATGCCAACAATGACCCGGTGCGCCAGAACGACCTGATCGAAAGCGCTATCGCGACCGGTGTCGATGGCATCGCTGTGTCCATTTCGAGCTCCGACGCATTTGATGACAGCATTTGCAACGCGGTCGATGCGGGCCTCATCGTCATCGGTTTCAACAATGACGATCTTGAAGGTGCCGACGGGAACTGCCGCCAGGCCTATGTGGGCATGGACGAGGAGGCGTCGGGCTACGAGCTGGGCAAGCGCATGATCGAGGAGTTCGGCCTCAAGGAAGGCGACGTGGTTTTCAACCCGCGCGAAATTCCTGAAGCCAGCTTTGCGGTCGCGCGCGGTGGCGGCATCGAGCGGGCCATGGGCGAGGTGGGGATCACGGTTGAAACTGTGCGGGCGGGGCTCGATCCGGCCGAGGCCCAGAACATCATGGCCCAGGCCCTCATTGCCAATCCGGACATCAAGGCCGTCTTCGGCACCGGCTCAGTGACCTCGACTGTGGGCGCGGGCGCTATCCGCGATGCGGGTGTCGACGTGCCCTTCGGTGGGTTCGATCTGGCCGTTGAAATCGCCGATGCGGTTGAGTCGGGCGAAATGTTCGCCACCATGGATCAGCAGCCCTATCTGCAGGGCTATCACCCGATCGCCATGATCGCCCTGGCCGCCCGCTATGGCCTGACGCCCACCGATGTCGATACCGGCCAGGGCGCGTTCCTCGACCAGTCCCGTATCGGGGCAGTCAAGCCGCTGATCGGCACCTATCGCTGATCGCTTCAGACCCCGGTCAAGTCCTCCGGCCGGGGTCGCTCCTTCATTGGACCTGGACATGACCGTGACCGACTATCCCGACGCGCGCGCCGGCACGCAGCGGCGCTCCCCATCCGACTGGCTGCATCAGATCCTGACCATGCCGGCCGGCGCCATTCTGCTGGTTTTTCTCGTCGTGCAGCTGGCCTGCATCCTTGCCGGGCTGCTGTTCCCCGACGACTTCCGTTACCTCTCGAGCCAGAACATGGGCATCATGATGCGCTCGGTCCCGGTGCTTGGTTGCCTGGCTCTGGGCGCCGGCATTCTGATGATAGCCGGTGAGTTCGATCTCTCCATCGGCTCGGTCTATACCTTCACCGCCGTCATCATGGCCGTTCTCGTGGGCAATGGTGTCGATGCTTTCTTCGCGGCCCCCGCCGGGATCGCGGTTGGCGCGCTGATCGGTCTGCTGAATGGCGCCCTGACCCTGCGCTTCAACCTTCCCAGTTTCATCGTCACGCTGGGCGGGCTGCTGTTCTGGCGCGGGGCGGTGCTGCTTATCAATGGCGCCGTGCAGGTTCGGTTCGATCCCAATCCGGTCTTCGACGCCATGTTCGGCGGCACCGTCCTTGGATTCAACGCGGCATTCCTCTGGTTCCTTGGACTATGCGGCGTGTTCTACCTGCTGCTACATCGCCATCGCTTCGGCAATCATGTTTTCGCCACGGGCGGCAATCGTGCTGCCGCCACCGCCATCGGCGTCAACACCGGGCGCATAAAGCTCATCGCCTTCGCCATTGCCGGTGGCATGGCCGCCTTTGCCGGCATTCTGGCCACCACCCGCGTCGGCTCGGTGCAGCCGGGGCAGGGGACCGGGCTGGAATTGCAGGCCATAGCCGCCTGCGTCATCGGTGGACTGTCACTGCGTGGCGGGCGCGGATCGATCCTGGGCGTGTTCCTCGGTGTCATGTTGATCTTCACCATCACCGATGTGTTGCTGCTGATGCGGGCGCCGGGCTTCTATCTCGACATGTTCATCGCCACGCTCATCGTGGTCGCCTCGATCTTCAACCACGGCCTCGACCGTCGCGGAGGTACGCTGTGAGCCTTCTCGCCCTGCACAATGTCAACAAGTCCTTCGGACCGCTAAAGGCCCTCAGTGACCTGAGCTTCGAAATCGGGGAGAACGAGGTCGTCGGGTTGCTCGGCGACAACGGCGCCGGCAAGTCTACGACTGTGAACCTGATCTCGGGCATTCATCAGCCGACTTCGGGTCATATCTCCGTCGACGGCAGGAAACAGGTCTTCACCTGCCGCCGGGACAGCGCCGAAGCCGGCGTCGAAACCATCTATCAGAACACGGCCCTGGTGGATTCGCTCTCGATCTCCCGCAACATCTTTCTGGGGCGCGAAATCACCAACCGGTTTGGTATGCTCGACCTCAAGCAGATGCGCGAGATTTCCATGCATGTCCTGGAAAGCGCAGTGCACATTTCGGGCATCGACAGCCCGGAACAAATGGTCGGCGATCTTTCAGGCGGGCAGAAGCAGGCCGTCGCCATTGCCCGCGCGGTTTACTTCAAGCGCCGCGTTCTGCTGCTGGATGAACCGACATCAGCGCTTTCCGTGCGCGAGACCGAAGCGCTGCTCAACCAGGTTCTGAAACTCAAGGCAGAGGGCGTGTCCAGTGTCTTGGTGACACACAATCTCTATCACGCCTTCCAGGTCTGTGATCGTTTCGTCATCATGAGCCACGGCACCAAGGTCCTGGATGTCGCCAAGGCAGACACCAATATCGAGGAACTCACCCGCCACGTCGTGCTGACGTGAGCGGGTGGCGCTGTCAGATCCGCTCGCTCGAGGACAGAAATTCGAGCACCATGGCTGCGGTCCAGGTGAAGCGTCCACCGCCACAGGGTTCGCCGGTATAGGGGTCATAATATTCGGCGAAGCCTGATTGTTCGATCAGGTCCAGGCTCGACCGGGAGATCAGGTCTGCCTCCTGGTGCCGGCCGGCGCGTAGCAATCCATCAACGATGAGGAAATTGCAGACCAGCCAGACCGGGCCGCGCCAGTAGCGCTTGGCGTCGAACCGGGCGTCGTCCGGGTCATGACTGGCAATGATGTATTTCAGCTTCCGGGCCTGCCTGCTGATAACCGCACCGATGGCCTCGGCCCGGGCCGCCGGAATGGCCGCAAAGACCGGGATCAGCCCGCCAATGGACGCGCTGTCCACAAGCTTGCCTGCCACACGATCGAGGCAGAGATACTGCCCATGCTTGTCGCTCCAGAGTGATTCGAGCGCGGCAAGGCCCTTGGCTGCCCGCTCGCGATTGCGGCGTGCGGTATCGGTGTCTCCCAGGGCTTCGGCGACCGCCGCCAGATCTTCGCAGCCTCGGATCAGGATGGCGTTGAATCCGGGGTCGACGAGTTGGAAAGGCGAAGCATCGTGCAGTTTCGAATTGTCCCAACCGAGGCTCCGGAAATGCTCCACCAGCCAGAGATAGCGGTCATACTGCTCCTTGGTCGGGCGGTGGGCCGGGTCGGCGTGCTGGGTGTCGCGGCGGGTATAGGGCGCAATGCCGTCGGTGGGAACGCGCTCGAAAGCTTCGTCCCAGTCGATTGAGTTGTCGCGACCGGCCTCCCACGGATGCAGGATGGCGACGAGGCCCTCTCCGTGCGGGTCGCGGTTTGCGTAGAACCAGTCTGCCCACTTTTCGATCTTGGGTAGCAGGGCCCGCGCACGCCGATCCGCCATGTCGCGGTCGCTCGTGCGCTCGTAAAGCTGGCGCAGGGTGAACCCGGCAACGGGCGGCTGGGTAATGCCCGAGGTCGGGGTCGGGCGCTTGGTACCCCACACATTGGCCCCCGGAAAGTAGCCATCGTCCAGCACGTGGAACACGATGTGCGGCACCATGCCATCGGGCCATTGGTGCTCGAACAGCGTCTCGATTTCTGTCCAGGCCCGGTCCTCGTCAAAATGCGCCTGCCCGAGGGCCGTGAAACAGGAGTCCCAGTTCCATTGAAAGGGGTAGAGGCCCTTGGTCGGCACCGTATAGTGCCCGCGATCGTTCTCCTTGAGCACGTCAATTGCCAAGGCGCGTATTTTGGTCGTGTCCTGCGCGTTCATGATGGTCTCCAGCGCTGATTCATATCATCTGGGCGGACGCAAAGGCCGCGGCGATGACCGCGTGGCCCTTGTCGTTGGGGTGAATTCCGTCGGGCAGGATCAGATCCTTGCCTTGTGCGGCGGTGGCTTCGTGGACCGGGGCATAGTAAGTGCCGAAGCGTTTGGCGATGGCGCGGACGCTTTCAACATGGCGGTCATATTCGGCCCGGGATTGTCCCGAAAATTCCGCCCCGCCTATGCCAAAACCCTCGTCCGTGACATAGGCCGGGCTGCCAATGCAGATGTCGTCGGGGTCAAATCCGGCAGATAGCAGTCCTGCCACCACGCTCACATAGTCACGTTCCAGTCCGGCCCGGTTGAGAGTTTTCGGCGCGGCGGTGTAGCGGGCGTCGTTGCAGCCATAAAGGATGGCCACGAGATCGCTTCGGTCGGCACCCAGCAGGTCGCTTCGGTATCGGCCGACGCCATTGCCGGGGCGCGGCGCGCCGCTCGCATCGACCGATCCCTGCATGACTGTGCCGCTGATCCCCTTGTTGCGCAGCACCAGTCCCGCCTCTGCGGCGAGCAGGTTGGCCCATCGGGCATTTTCGGAGACGGAAGCGCCTGCGGTCATGCTGTCGCCGAAGGCGGAGAGCGACGACCTGGTTCGCGCGTGGTCGAGAAAAGTCCTCATGTCGCCTGCGCTGTAAATTCCAGCACCATTGCGGCGGTCCAGCTGAACCGACCACCGCCCAGGGGCGCCCCGGTGAGAGGATCGTAGTATTCTGAAAACCCGCCGGCTTCGATCAGCCCCATGCTGTCGGCACTGATGCGGTCGGCCAGATCGTGGTCGCCTGCCTGGCGCAGGCCATCGGCGATCAGGTAGTTGCACACCAGCCAGACAGGACCGCGCCAATAGCGTTTGATATCGAAACGCCCGTCGCGCGGATCGTGGCTGGGGACGAGGAACCGCACATGCTGGCTGATCACAAGCAGGGTTTCCCGCAGGGTCGACGCGCGGGACGCTGGTATGGGCGCGAAGACCGGGATAAGGCCGCCGATCGAGGGACTATCCAGGAGTTCTTTCCCGATCCGGTCATAGGGTTGGTACTGCCCGGCCCCTTCGTCCCACAGGGTTTCCAGCGCATCGAGACCAGAGGCGGCCCATTGCGCATTTCGGCTCGCGATGGCTTGCTCGCCGAGCGCTTCCGCCAGGGCCGCGGTATCGCGGGCGGACCGGATAAGGATGGCATTGAATCCCGGATCAACGATCTGGAACGGTGACGCATCGTGGGTTTGAGTGGAGTTCCAGCCCAGAGACCGGAAATGCTGCACCAGCCAGAGATAGCGGTCGTACTGCGCTTTGGTCGGGCGTGTTTCGGGGTCCGCATGCTTGGTGTCGTTGCGGACATAGGGCATGACGCCCTCGGTCGGCACACGCTCGAGGCCCACATCCCAGTCGATTGTATTGTCGCGCGACTCCCAGGGATGGATGACGGCGACCAGCCCGGTCCTCTTCGGGTCACGCGTCCGGTAGAACCAGTCATGCCATCGGTCCAGCTTGACCAGCAGCGCACGGGCCCGCGCGTCGCGGTCGGGGCGCTGTGCCGATCGTTTCCAGAGTTCACGCACGGCAAAGCCGGCGACAGGCAATTGGGTGATCCCAGATGTCGGCCTGCCGGCACGGTTGGTGCCCCACACATCCGGACCGGGGAAATAACCGGGAGCCGCCTCATGGAACACCATGTGGGGAACCATACCGTCGTCCCACTGGGCCGCGAAAAGGGTTTCGATCTCGGTCCAGGCGCGGTCCAGATCGTAGTGCGATTGTCCGAGCGCGGTGAAGCAGGAGTCCCAGTTCCACTGAAAGGGATAGAGCCCCTTGGTCGGGACCGTGTAGGTTCCCCGGTCGTTCTCGCGCAAAATCTCGATAGCCGTGTCCCGCATGGCGCTTCGGGTGGTCATGCCATGGCTCCCATGGCTGGATTGTCGAGGCGATAGACGACATGCGCCCTGGCAGGATGCGGGCCGTCGAATGTGGGCCGCTGATAGTCATCGGCGCGGTCGTATTGCATCCCGATCTTTTCCATGACCCTGCGGCTTGCCACGTTGACCGCTGCCGTCGTGGCGACGACTTCGGCAAGCCCGATGGACCAGGCATAGTCAAGCCAGGCCGCCGCACCCTGAGGCGCCAGGCCCCGGCCCCAGAATCGGGGTGACAGAACCCAGCCAATCTCCACCTGAGGCCGGCTCGGAATTGCCTCGCGGATAAAATCCGGGATGCGCCCGAGACCAATCAGGCCCACCAGTTCACCTGTGTGCCTCAGTTCGGCTGCCTGGGTGTGAAAACCGTTCACTCTGGCCTTCTCAAGCGCCAGGTCGATGTCGTCGCTGACCTGCTGGTAGGTCATCACCCTGGGAAAATAGCGTCGAACCAGCGGGTCGCCCTGAATGGCGGCCATGGGCGCGCGATCGCGGTCTTCCCATGGCCGCAGGATCAGGTCGGCGGTCTGGAGGACAATGCCGGCGGCTGTGCTCGTGGTCTGCAAGGCTTCAGGCATGGCGCGTGCATGTTCCTCAACTGGCCATCAGGCCCGTTTCAGGGTCGAACCAGCGAATGCGGTCGGCCTTGGGCGCGAGGCGCAATTCGTCACCCGGCGCAATCTTGAGATCGCTGTCGAGCACCGCGCGGAACATCTGTCCGCCGACCTCTGCCGTCACCAGGGTGTGCGCGCCCAGGGGTTCTACGACCCTTACCACCGCGCCGAATCCATCGGCCGAAACCGAGACATCCTCGGGACGAATGGCAAATTCCAAGGCCTCGCCTGCCGCCGGCCCAGCAACATCTAGGCCCGCAACCGACCATTGTCCGCTTGCCGAGCTCTTTGCCGGGAGGAAATTCATCGGCGGATTGCCAATGAAACTACCCACAAACCGCGCCGCCGGGTTGCGATAGACTTCAACGGGGCTGGCCGCCTGCACGATCTTGCCGCCGTTCATCACCGAGATGCGGTCGGCCAGCGACATGGCCTCAACCTGATCATGGGTGACATAGATCGTTGTGGTCTTGGAATTGGCCAGGACGCCCTTGAGTTCGGCGCGCATTTCCAGTCGGAGCAGGGCGTCGAGATTGGACAATGGCTCGTCCATGAGGATGACGTCGGGCTCCATGGCCAGGGCGCGGGCAACAGCCACGCGCTGACGTTGCCCACCGGAGAGCTGGCCCGAATAGCGCTTGAGCAATTGCTCGATATGCATCAGTTCGGCGGTTCGGGTGACGCGCTTTTCCACCTCGGCTTGCGGGAGCTTTTTCATGCGCAGGCCAAAGGCAATGTTCTCGAACACCGTCAGATGCGGAAAGACCGCATAGTTCTGAAAAACCATGGCGATGCCACGCTCGCGCGGCGGCAGATGGTCCACGCGCCGCCCGCCGATCCACACCTCGCCCTGGCTCGGCGTTTCCAGCCCCGCAATGATGCGCAGGAGCGTGGTCTTGCCGCACCCCGACGCCCCCAGCAGCACCATGAACTCCTGGTCGGAAATAGTCAGGTCGATGGAGTGCAGGGCAGTGAAGCTGCCAAAGCGCTTGGCGACATTCTTGATGACGATTTCGGCCATGTGGTCCTCCTTACCGGTTGGCGATGCCCCACATCGCAAACAGGTATTTGCGAACGGCGAAGATGAAGATGAGCGCGGGGATGACCATGGCGGCCCCGCCGGCGAATTTGAGATGGAGCGGCGAAACGTTGAGGTTCTGGATCAGGAACGCCGGGAGCGTCCGGTTCTCGATCGTCAGCACGGCCGCGGCGAATACCTCGTTCCATGAAATGGTGAAGGCAAACACGGCCGACGCCGCAATGCCGGGCAGCACCAGCGGCAGCACGACTTTGTGAAAGGCCTGCCAGCGATTGCAGCCCAGCGTCCAGGCGGCCTCCTCAAGCTCAAGCGGAATGCCGGAGAACAGCGAAAAGGTAATCAGCACCGCAAATGGGATCGCCAGGACCGTATGCACCAGGG includes the following:
- a CDS encoding trehalase family glycosidase, translating into MTTRSAMRDTAIEILRENDRGTYTVPTKGLYPFQWNWDSCFTALGQSHYDLDRAWTEIETLFAAQWDDGMVPHMVFHEAAPGYFPGPDVWGTNRAGRPTSGITQLPVAGFAVRELWKRSAQRPDRDARARALLVKLDRWHDWFYRTRDPKRTGLVAVIHPWESRDNTIDWDVGLERVPTEGVMPYVRNDTKHADPETRPTKAQYDRYLWLVQHFRSLGWNSTQTHDASPFQIVDPGFNAILIRSARDTAALAEALGEQAIASRNAQWAASGLDALETLWDEGAGQYQPYDRIGKELLDSPSIGGLIPVFAPIPASRASTLRETLLVISQHVRFLVPSHDPRDGRFDIKRYWRGPVWLVCNYLIADGLRQAGDHDLADRISADSMGLIEAGGFSEYYDPLTGAPLGGGRFSWTAAMVLEFTAQAT
- a CDS encoding trehalase family glycosidase, which translates into the protein MNAQDTTKIRALAIDVLKENDRGHYTVPTKGLYPFQWNWDSCFTALGQAHFDEDRAWTEIETLFEHQWPDGMVPHIVFHVLDDGYFPGANVWGTKRPTPTSGITQPPVAGFTLRQLYERTSDRDMADRRARALLPKIEKWADWFYANRDPHGEGLVAILHPWEAGRDNSIDWDEAFERVPTDGIAPYTRRDTQHADPAHRPTKEQYDRYLWLVEHFRSLGWDNSKLHDASPFQLVDPGFNAILIRGCEDLAAVAEALGDTDTARRNRERAAKGLAALESLWSDKHGQYLCLDRVAGKLVDSASIGGLIPVFAAIPAARAEAIGAVISRQARKLKYIIASHDPDDARFDAKRYWRGPVWLVCNFLIVDGLLRAGRHQEADLISRSSLDLIEQSGFAEYYDPYTGEPCGGGRFTWTAAMVLEFLSSSERI
- a CDS encoding SGNH/GDSL hydrolase family protein; the encoded protein is MRTFLDHARTRSSLSAFGDSMTAGASVSENARWANLLAAEAGLVLRNKGISGTVMQGSVDASGAPRPGNGVGRYRSDLLGADRSDLVAILYGCNDARYTAAPKTLNRAGLERDYVSVVAGLLSAGFDPDDICIGSPAYVTDEGFGIGGAEFSGQSRAEYDRHVESVRAIAKRFGTYYAPVHEATAAQGKDLILPDGIHPNDKGHAVIAAAFASAQMI
- a CDS encoding substrate-binding domain-containing protein translates to MQLTKSKTALLAGCALFLSVGAAIAQDQEPVSATMIIYLDPSVQFFNPVVKGAQDAAAAFNVDLDVQYANNDPVRQNDLIESAIATGVDGIAVSISSSDAFDDSICNAVDAGLIVIGFNNDDLEGADGNCRQAYVGMDEEASGYELGKRMIEEFGLKEGDVVFNPREIPEASFAVARGGGIERAMGEVGITVETVRAGLDPAEAQNIMAQALIANPDIKAVFGTGSVTSTVGAGAIRDAGVDVPFGGFDLAVEIADAVESGEMFATMDQQPYLQGYHPIAMIALAARYGLTPTDVDTGQGAFLDQSRIGAVKPLIGTYR
- a CDS encoding GntR family transcriptional regulator, which encodes MTLDFPVAETAESAAASIEKDLRRAIVELDMLPGMRLSEQDIATRLGVSRQPVREAMIRLANSRLIEIRPHRGTVVARISAREMTEALFVRQSVEISVVERAAQNFDPWERKRIETLMAQQEEDAAKLDHAGFREHDEAYHIAIAKGAGVGIAWIAIADMKSHMDRVCNLTLQNEADMARRVREHRAIMAAIDARDVEGAKAAMATHLGSILDQLPTLETKHASLFV
- a CDS encoding ATP-binding cassette domain-containing protein, whose protein sequence is MSLLALHNVNKSFGPLKALSDLSFEIGENEVVGLLGDNGAGKSTTVNLISGIHQPTSGHISVDGRKQVFTCRRDSAEAGVETIYQNTALVDSLSISRNIFLGREITNRFGMLDLKQMREISMHVLESAVHISGIDSPEQMVGDLSGGQKQAVAIARAVYFKRRVLLLDEPTSALSVRETEALLNQVLKLKAEGVSSVLVTHNLYHAFQVCDRFVIMSHGTKVLDVAKADTNIEELTRHVVLT
- a CDS encoding aldehyde dehydrogenase family protein; translation: MQDSFVVPNLSDPRLGNQRTYRMLIDGKSRDALSGETIERRSPGHRTSVIANWPAGSTADAELAIAAARRAFDGGPWPKMSGAERSAIMHAVAAGILANLDELALAECLETGKPLAQARGEIDYCADMWRYAAGQARGLEGDTHNAIGDNRLGLVLREPAGVVGIITPWNFPFIIVSERVPWALGAGCTVVVKPSEFTSGTTVRLAEIALEAGVPPGVFNVITGTGPSVGQILAEDPRVDVLAFTGSVRVGRQLAGIAASNIKRVGLELGGKGPQVVFADADIEAAADGIAYGVYHNAGQCCISGSRLIVHNAVRSALLDRLLEISRQLPYGDPLGATTRYGAMVSDQHLDKVSAYVEKGVAEGAELLLGGTRMAAEAGNFFAPTVFDKVQPGMAIAQEEIFGPVLATIGFDTPEEAVALANGTPFGLSASVWSRDLETAIQTTRRIRAGRCWINSVIDGTPEMPIGGYKKSGVGRELGRYGFDEYSQFKGLHMTLGRPQPWFETP
- a CDS encoding GNAT family N-acetyltransferase: MPEALQTTSTAAGIVLQTADLILRPWEDRDRAPMAAIQGDPLVRRYFPRVMTYQQVSDDIDLALEKARVNGFHTQAAELRHTGELVGLIGLGRIPDFIREAIPSRPQVEIGWVLSPRFWGRGLAPQGAAAWLDYAWSIGLAEVVATTAAVNVASRRVMEKIGMQYDRADDYQRPTFDGPHPARAHVVYRLDNPAMGAMA
- a CDS encoding SDR family oxidoreductase, whose protein sequence is MSSYASYPSLRDTPVIISGGASGIGAALVRNFAAQGARVGFVDIQAEAGENLAAELTATGQTVAFRPCDIRDIAAYQDAIAAFAEEHGDALVLVNNAAHDDRHDWNAVTPEDWDQHMATNLKHGFFATQAVAPGMIGAGRGSIINMGSISWMIMVPRLPVYETAKAAMHGLTRSMARELGGHGIRVNTLVPGWVMTERQLAEWIDQAAERLIDQSQPLTGRVYPDDIARMALFLAAEDSKMISGQQFLVDAGWANT
- a CDS encoding ABC transporter permease, whose protein sequence is MTVTDYPDARAGTQRRSPSDWLHQILTMPAGAILLVFLVVQLACILAGLLFPDDFRYLSSQNMGIMMRSVPVLGCLALGAGILMIAGEFDLSIGSVYTFTAVIMAVLVGNGVDAFFAAPAGIAVGALIGLLNGALTLRFNLPSFIVTLGGLLFWRGAVLLINGAVQVRFDPNPVFDAMFGGTVLGFNAAFLWFLGLCGVFYLLLHRHRFGNHVFATGGNRAAATAIGVNTGRIKLIAFAIAGGMAAFAGILATTRVGSVQPGQGTGLELQAIAACVIGGLSLRGGRGSILGVFLGVMLIFTITDVLLLMRAPGFYLDMFIATLIVVASIFNHGLDRRGGTL